One stretch of Actinacidiphila sp. DG2A-62 DNA includes these proteins:
- the nuoE gene encoding NADH-quinone oxidoreductase subunit NuoE: MSAEVSLGIPEMPAPDYPADVRARLETDAAEVIARYPGSRSALLPLLHLVQSEEGYVTRTGIRFCAEVLGLTTAEVTAVATFYTMYRRKPSGDYQVGVCTNTLCAVMGGDAIFEDLQRHLGVGNDETTADGKVTLEHIECNAACDFAPVVMVNWEFFDNQTPESARQLVDDLIAGREVRPTRGAPLCTYKETARILAGFPDEREGAVEATGGAGPASLAGLRLHRGDPGAHIVPQQAEPHRAESGEAESGEEGE; this comes from the coding sequence ATGAGCGCCGAAGTGTCGCTGGGAATCCCCGAGATGCCCGCTCCGGACTACCCGGCAGACGTCCGGGCCCGGCTGGAGACCGACGCCGCGGAGGTGATCGCCCGCTACCCCGGTTCGCGCAGCGCCCTGCTGCCGCTGCTGCACCTGGTGCAGTCCGAGGAGGGCTATGTCACCAGGACCGGCATCCGGTTCTGCGCCGAGGTGCTGGGCCTGACCACCGCCGAGGTCACCGCGGTCGCCACCTTCTACACGATGTACCGGCGCAAGCCCTCGGGCGACTACCAGGTCGGGGTCTGCACCAACACCCTGTGCGCGGTGATGGGCGGCGACGCGATCTTCGAGGACCTGCAGCGCCACCTGGGCGTCGGCAACGACGAGACCACCGCCGACGGCAAGGTCACGCTGGAGCACATCGAGTGCAACGCGGCCTGCGACTTCGCGCCGGTGGTGATGGTCAACTGGGAGTTCTTCGACAACCAGACCCCCGAGTCGGCCCGGCAGCTCGTCGACGACCTGATCGCCGGCCGGGAGGTCCGCCCGACCCGCGGCGCGCCGCTGTGCACGTACAAGGAGACCGCGCGCATCCTGGCCGGCTTCCCCGACGAGCGTGAGGGCGCCGTCGAGGCGACCGGCGGCGCGGGCCCCGCGTCGCTGGCGGGGCTGCGGCTGCACCGCGGCGACCCCGGCGCCCACATCGTCCCGCAGCAGGCCGAACCGCACCGGGCCGAGTCGGGAGAGGCCGAGTCGGGAGAGGAGGGCGAGTGA
- the nuoF gene encoding NADH-quinone oxidoreductase subunit NuoF → MTVEPAEKLLAPVLSEFWDDPRSWTLDTYRRHDGYHALGKALAMAPDDVIAYVKDSGLRGRGGAGFPTGMKWQFIPQGDGKPHYLVVNADESEPGTCKDIPLLFANPHALIEGMIIACWAIRSNHAFIYLRGEVVPVLRRLHEAVREAYAAGYLGKNIKGSGFDLDITVHAGAGAYICGEETALLDSLEGRRGQPRLRPPFPAVEGLYACPTVVNNVESIASVPAIINRGKEWFRSMGSEKSPGFTLYSLSGHVARPGQYEGPLGITLRQLLDMGGGMRPGHRLKFWTPGGSSTPMFTDEHLDVPLDYEGVGAAGSMLGTKALQCFDETTCVVRAVTRWTEFYAHESCGKCTPCREGTYWLVQLLRDIEAGKGVPSDLDKLNDIADNINGKSFCALGDGAAAPIFSSLKYFRAEYEEHIERRGCPFDPARSTAWADKSRTEVNA, encoded by the coding sequence ATGACCGTGGAACCGGCCGAGAAGCTGCTCGCGCCCGTACTGTCGGAGTTCTGGGACGACCCGCGGTCGTGGACGCTGGACACCTACCGCAGGCACGACGGCTACCACGCGCTCGGCAAGGCGCTGGCGATGGCGCCGGACGACGTGATCGCCTACGTCAAGGACTCCGGACTGCGCGGCCGCGGCGGCGCCGGCTTCCCCACCGGCATGAAGTGGCAGTTCATCCCGCAGGGCGACGGCAAGCCGCACTACCTGGTGGTCAACGCCGACGAGTCCGAGCCGGGCACCTGCAAGGACATCCCGCTGCTCTTCGCCAACCCGCACGCGCTGATCGAGGGCATGATCATCGCGTGCTGGGCGATCCGTTCGAACCACGCTTTCATCTACCTCCGCGGTGAGGTCGTGCCGGTGCTGCGCCGGCTGCACGAGGCGGTCCGCGAGGCCTACGCCGCCGGCTACCTCGGCAAGAACATCAAGGGCAGCGGCTTCGACCTCGACATCACGGTGCACGCGGGCGCGGGCGCGTACATCTGCGGCGAGGAGACGGCGCTGCTGGACTCGCTGGAGGGACGCCGCGGCCAGCCCCGGCTCCGGCCGCCCTTCCCGGCGGTCGAGGGCCTGTACGCGTGCCCCACCGTCGTGAACAACGTCGAGTCCATCGCATCGGTTCCCGCGATCATCAACCGGGGCAAGGAGTGGTTCCGGTCGATGGGCAGCGAGAAGTCCCCGGGCTTCACGCTGTACTCGCTGTCCGGCCACGTCGCCCGCCCCGGCCAGTACGAGGGCCCGCTCGGCATCACCCTGCGGCAGCTGCTCGACATGGGCGGCGGCATGCGGCCGGGCCACCGGCTGAAGTTCTGGACCCCCGGCGGCTCCTCGACCCCGATGTTCACCGACGAGCACCTCGACGTGCCGCTGGACTACGAGGGCGTCGGCGCGGCCGGCTCGATGCTCGGCACCAAGGCGCTGCAGTGCTTCGACGAGACGACCTGCGTGGTGCGGGCCGTCACCCGCTGGACCGAGTTCTACGCCCACGAGTCGTGCGGCAAGTGCACGCCGTGCCGCGAGGGCACCTACTGGCTGGTCCAGCTGCTGCGCGACATCGAGGCCGGCAAGGGCGTCCCCTCCGACCTGGACAAGCTCAACGACATCGCCGACAACATCAACGGCAAGTCCTTCTGCGCGCTCGGCGACGGCGCCGCCGCCCCGATCTTCTCCTCCCTGAAGTACTTCCGGGCGGAGTACGAGGAGCACATCGAGCGCAGGGGCTGCCCGTTCGACCCGGCCCGCTCCACCGCCTGGGCCGACAAGTCCCGTACGGAGGTCAACGCGTGA
- a CDS encoding NADH-quinone oxidoreductase subunit G: protein MTVTTNAPSGGGQAVPPEDLVSVTVDGIGVSVPKGTLVIRAAELVGIEIPRFCDHPLLDPAGACRQCIVEIEGQRKPVASCTIACTDGMVISTQLTSPVAEKAQRGVMELLLINHPLDCPVCDKGGECPLQNQAMAVGDPDSRFDGRKRTYDKPVPISTQVLLDRERCVLCARCTRFSNQIAGDPMIELIERGALQQVGTGEGDPFESYFSGNTIQICPVGALTSAAYRFRSRPFDLVSSPSVCEHCAGGCATRTDHRRGKVMRRLAADDPEVNEEWLCDKGRFGFRYAQRPDRLTHPLVRGADGELAPASWPEALAAAAAGLTAAHGRAAVLASGRLTVEDSYAYAKFARVVLGTNDVDFRARAHSAEEADFLAAVVAGRGIDIGGTSQAGGSGGGTSQAGGSGGGKGLTNRALEKAPAVLLAGLEAEEEAPGVFLRLRKAHRKNKQQTYALATHATRGLDKAGGILLPAAPGTEPEWLDALAGGVGLDEAGRAAAEALRAPGAAILVGERLAAVPGALTAALRLATATGATLAWIPRRAGERGAVEAGALPGLLPGGRPLTDPRARDEVARLWGLPALPTRFGRDTGQILQAAAGGELAALVVGGVEVADLPDPRLAREALDAVGFVVSLEQRPSEVTERADVVLPVAAVAEKAGTFLNWEGRVRMFETAIKPDQATTRHQLPDARVLTMLADALDVALGLSDVRQARAELDALGAWDGAPAGAPQTSPVAPQRPEPGQAVLAGHRLLLDQGRLQDGDDALAGTRHAAVARLSAATAAEAGLAEGDPVTVTGPEGSVTLPLAVTPMPDRVVWLPLNSTGGGVASDTGARPGQAVGVAAAADAGAAESEVQA, encoded by the coding sequence GTGACCGTCACTACCAACGCACCCTCCGGAGGCGGGCAGGCGGTGCCGCCGGAGGACCTGGTCTCCGTCACCGTCGACGGGATCGGGGTGTCCGTCCCCAAGGGCACGCTCGTCATCCGCGCCGCCGAACTGGTCGGGATCGAGATCCCGCGGTTCTGCGACCACCCGCTGCTGGACCCGGCCGGCGCCTGCCGGCAGTGCATCGTGGAGATCGAGGGGCAGCGCAAGCCCGTCGCCTCGTGCACCATCGCCTGCACCGACGGCATGGTGATCTCCACCCAGCTCACCTCGCCGGTGGCCGAGAAGGCGCAGCGCGGCGTGATGGAGCTGCTGCTGATCAACCACCCGCTGGACTGCCCGGTCTGTGACAAGGGCGGCGAGTGCCCGCTGCAGAACCAGGCGATGGCGGTCGGCGACCCGGACAGCCGCTTCGACGGCCGCAAGCGCACCTACGACAAGCCGGTGCCGATCTCCACCCAGGTGCTGCTGGACCGCGAGCGCTGCGTGCTGTGCGCGCGCTGCACCCGCTTCAGCAACCAGATCGCCGGCGACCCGATGATCGAGCTGATCGAGCGCGGCGCGCTGCAGCAGGTCGGCACCGGCGAGGGCGACCCGTTCGAGTCGTACTTCTCCGGCAACACCATCCAGATCTGCCCGGTCGGCGCGCTCACCTCGGCCGCGTACCGCTTCCGCTCCCGGCCCTTCGACCTGGTGTCCTCGCCGTCGGTGTGCGAGCACTGCGCCGGCGGCTGCGCCACCCGCACCGACCACCGGCGCGGCAAGGTGATGCGCCGGCTGGCCGCCGACGACCCGGAGGTCAACGAGGAGTGGCTGTGCGACAAGGGCCGCTTCGGCTTCCGCTACGCCCAGCGCCCCGACCGGCTGACCCACCCGCTGGTGCGCGGCGCCGACGGTGAACTCGCCCCGGCCTCCTGGCCCGAGGCGCTCGCTGCGGCCGCCGCGGGGCTGACCGCGGCGCACGGCAGGGCCGCGGTGCTGGCCAGCGGCAGGCTCACCGTCGAGGACTCCTACGCCTACGCCAAGTTCGCGCGGGTGGTGCTCGGCACCAACGACGTCGACTTCAGGGCCCGCGCGCACTCCGCGGAGGAGGCCGACTTCCTGGCCGCCGTGGTCGCCGGCCGCGGGATCGACATCGGGGGCACCTCCCAGGCCGGAGGCTCTGGCGGGGGTACCTCCCAGGCCGGAGGCTCTGGGGGAGGCAAGGGCCTGACCAACCGGGCCCTGGAGAAGGCGCCCGCGGTCCTGCTGGCCGGCCTGGAGGCCGAGGAGGAGGCGCCCGGCGTCTTCCTGCGGCTGCGCAAGGCGCACCGCAAGAACAAGCAGCAGACCTACGCGCTGGCCACCCACGCCACCCGCGGTCTGGACAAGGCCGGCGGCATCCTGCTGCCGGCCGCGCCCGGCACCGAGCCGGAGTGGCTGGACGCGCTGGCCGGGGGCGTCGGCCTGGACGAGGCCGGGCGGGCCGCGGCCGAGGCGCTGCGCGCGCCCGGCGCCGCGATCCTGGTCGGCGAGCGGCTGGCCGCGGTGCCCGGCGCGCTGACCGCGGCGCTGCGACTGGCCACCGCGACCGGCGCCACGCTGGCGTGGATCCCGCGCCGGGCCGGCGAGCGCGGCGCGGTCGAGGCGGGCGCGCTGCCCGGGCTGCTGCCCGGCGGCCGGCCGCTGACCGATCCGCGGGCCCGCGACGAGGTCGCCAGGCTCTGGGGCCTGCCGGCGCTGCCGACCCGGTTCGGCCGCGACACCGGGCAGATCCTCCAGGCCGCGGCGGGCGGCGAGCTGGCCGCGCTGGTGGTCGGCGGCGTCGAGGTCGCCGACCTGCCGGACCCGCGGCTGGCCCGCGAGGCGCTGGACGCGGTCGGCTTCGTGGTCAGCCTGGAGCAGCGGCCCAGCGAGGTCACCGAGCGCGCCGACGTGGTGCTGCCGGTGGCCGCGGTCGCCGAGAAGGCCGGCACCTTCCTCAACTGGGAGGGCCGGGTGCGGATGTTCGAGACCGCGATCAAGCCCGACCAGGCCACCACCCGCCACCAGCTGCCGGACGCCCGGGTGCTGACAATGCTCGCCGACGCGCTCGACGTCGCGCTCGGCCTGTCCGACGTGCGGCAGGCCCGCGCCGAACTCGACGCGCTGGGCGCCTGGGACGGGGCGCCGGCCGGCGCCCCGCAGACCTCGCCGGTCGCGCCGCAGCGGCCCGAGCCGGGGCAGGCGGTGCTCGCCGGGCACCGGCTGCTGCTGGACCAGGGCCGGCTGCAGGACGGCGACGACGCGCTGGCCGGCACCCGGCACGCCGCGGTGGCCCGGCTGTCCGCGGCGACCGCCGCCGAGGCCGGACTCGCCGAGGGCGACCCGGTCACGGTGACCGGCCCGGAGGGCTCGGTGACGCTGCCGCTCGCGGTGACGCCGATGCCGGACCGGGTGGTGTGGCTGCCGCTGAACTCGACCGGCGGCGGCGTGGCCTCGGACACCGGGGCCCGCCCCGGCCAGGCCGTCGGCGTCGCCGCGGCGGCGGACGCCGGCGCGGCTGAATCGGAGGTCCAGGCATGA
- the nuoH gene encoding NADH-quinone oxidoreductase subunit NuoH, with amino-acid sequence MSAPLAAPLAAPLSAPLGDGARQLAGATENLSFFGTDPWWLIVVKAVFCFAFAMLTVLFSIVWERKVVAWMQLRIGPNRHGPWGMLQSLADGVKLMLKEDITVKRADKVVFVLAPIVAAIPAFMAFAVIPFGPADDEVSIFGHRTPMQLTDMPIGILYILATASVGIYGIVLAGWSSGSTYPLLGGLRASAQMISYEIAMGLAFAAVFLYSGSMSTSTIVASQHDRWYVILLPVSFLVYIATMVGETNRAPFDMPESEGDLVGGFNTEYSSIKFALFMLAEYVNMVTVSAVATTLFLGGWRAPWPITTFWDGANHGWWPMLWFVIKVQLLLFFFIWLRGTLPRVRYDQLMKLGWKVLIPVSMVWLMLVAAVRAMRNEDYDFTKIVLYIGGAVLALLLISLLVDLFRDRGEKQAQAAGGPLAPPDRFDPMAGGFPVPPLPGQQAQQVPRRPSRAQRQLVGANGPNGPGGPAGAADGSTEDAQKTEDGDA; translated from the coding sequence ATGAGCGCCCCCCTGGCCGCGCCCCTCGCGGCCCCCCTGTCCGCACCCCTCGGCGACGGCGCCCGGCAGTTGGCGGGCGCGACGGAGAACCTGTCGTTCTTCGGCACCGACCCGTGGTGGCTGATCGTCGTCAAGGCGGTGTTCTGCTTCGCCTTCGCGATGCTGACCGTGCTGTTCTCCATCGTGTGGGAGCGCAAGGTCGTGGCGTGGATGCAGCTGCGCATCGGCCCCAACCGGCACGGCCCCTGGGGCATGCTCCAGTCGCTCGCCGACGGCGTGAAGCTGATGCTCAAGGAGGACATCACCGTCAAGCGGGCGGACAAGGTGGTGTTCGTCCTCGCGCCGATCGTCGCGGCGATCCCCGCCTTCATGGCCTTCGCGGTGATCCCCTTCGGCCCGGCCGACGACGAGGTCTCGATCTTCGGCCACCGCACGCCGATGCAGCTGACCGACATGCCGATCGGCATCCTCTACATCCTGGCCACCGCGTCCGTCGGCATCTACGGCATCGTGCTGGCCGGCTGGTCGTCGGGCTCGACGTACCCGCTGCTCGGCGGCCTGCGCGCGTCCGCGCAGATGATCTCGTACGAGATCGCGATGGGCCTGGCCTTCGCGGCGGTGTTCCTCTACTCCGGCTCGATGTCCACCTCCACGATCGTCGCCTCGCAGCACGACCGCTGGTACGTGATCCTGCTGCCGGTGTCGTTCCTGGTGTACATCGCGACGATGGTCGGCGAGACCAACCGCGCGCCGTTCGACATGCCGGAGTCCGAGGGCGACCTGGTCGGCGGCTTCAACACCGAGTACAGCTCGATCAAGTTCGCGCTGTTCATGCTCGCCGAGTACGTGAACATGGTGACGGTCTCCGCGGTCGCCACCACGCTCTTCCTCGGCGGCTGGCGGGCCCCCTGGCCGATCACCACCTTCTGGGACGGCGCGAACCACGGCTGGTGGCCGATGCTCTGGTTCGTCATCAAGGTCCAGCTGCTGCTGTTCTTCTTCATCTGGCTGCGCGGCACCCTGCCCCGGGTCCGCTACGACCAGCTGATGAAGCTCGGCTGGAAGGTGCTCATCCCGGTCTCGATGGTCTGGCTGATGCTGGTCGCCGCGGTCCGCGCGATGCGCAACGAGGACTACGACTTCACCAAGATCGTGCTGTACATCGGCGGCGCGGTCCTCGCGCTGCTGCTGATCTCGCTGCTCGTGGACCTGTTCAGGGACCGCGGGGAGAAACAGGCGCAGGCCGCGGGCGGTCCGCTGGCCCCGCCGGACCGGTTCGACCCGATGGCCGGCGGGTTCCCCGTACCGCCGCTGCCGGGACAGCAGGCGCAGCAGGTGCCGCGGCGGCCCAGCCGGGCGCAGCGCCAACTCGTCGGCGCGAACGGCCCGAACGGCCCGGGCGGCCCGGCCGGCGCCGCGGACGGGTCCACCGAGGACGCACAGAAGACGGAGGACGGCGATGCCTGA
- the nuoI gene encoding NADH-quinone oxidoreductase subunit NuoI yields MPEFLGPVAGFGVTFKAMFKKRLTEQYPEYKKPTAPRFHGRHQLNRHPDGLEKCVGCELCAWACPADAIYVEGADNTDEERYSPGERYGRVYQINYARCILCGLCIEACPTRALTMTNEYELADRTRESLIFTKEQLLAGLEEGMVDSPHAIFPGMDEGDYYRGAVTEAAPGTVRQVAVSKGEKADETIVPGPAAEDDAAADAEVTAPGGTTPAGTGAEA; encoded by the coding sequence ATGCCTGAGTTCCTCGGCCCGGTCGCAGGCTTCGGCGTGACCTTCAAGGCCATGTTCAAGAAGCGGCTGACCGAGCAGTACCCGGAGTACAAGAAGCCCACCGCGCCGCGGTTCCACGGCCGCCACCAGCTCAACCGGCACCCGGACGGGCTGGAGAAGTGCGTCGGCTGCGAGCTGTGCGCGTGGGCCTGCCCGGCCGACGCGATCTACGTGGAGGGCGCGGACAACACCGACGAGGAGCGCTACTCGCCGGGGGAGCGCTACGGCCGCGTCTACCAGATCAACTACGCCCGCTGCATCCTGTGCGGCCTGTGCATCGAGGCGTGCCCGACCCGGGCGCTGACGATGACCAACGAGTACGAACTGGCCGACCGGACCCGCGAGTCGCTGATCTTCACCAAGGAGCAGCTGCTGGCCGGCCTGGAGGAGGGCATGGTCGACTCGCCGCACGCGATCTTCCCCGGCATGGACGAGGGCGACTACTACCGCGGCGCGGTCACCGAGGCCGCGCCCGGGACCGTACGGCAGGTCGCGGTCTCCAAGGGCGAGAAGGCGGACGAGACGATCGTGCCGGGCCCGGCGGCCGAGGACGACGCCGCCGCCGACGCCGAGGTGACCGCGCCGGGCGGCACGACCCCCGCCGGGACGGGGGCCGAGGCATGA
- the nuoK gene encoding NADH-quinone oxidoreductase subunit NuoK: MNPANYLYLAALLFTIGASGVLIRRNAIVVFMCVELMLNACNLAFVTFSRMHGNLDGQVIAFFTMVVAAAEVVVGLAIIVSIFRSRHSASVDDANLMKL; the protein is encoded by the coding sequence GTGAATCCGGCCAACTACCTGTACCTCGCGGCGCTGCTGTTCACCATCGGCGCGTCCGGTGTGCTGATCCGGCGCAACGCGATCGTGGTCTTCATGTGCGTGGAGCTGATGCTGAACGCCTGCAACCTGGCGTTCGTCACCTTCTCCCGCATGCACGGCAACCTCGACGGGCAGGTGATCGCCTTCTTCACCATGGTGGTCGCCGCCGCGGAGGTCGTGGTCGGGCTGGCGATCATCGTGTCGATCTTCCGTTCGCGCCACTCGGCCTCGGTCGACGACGCCAACCTGATGAAGCTGTAA